A window of the Trichoderma asperellum chromosome 4, complete sequence genome harbors these coding sequences:
- a CDS encoding uncharacterized protein (EggNog:ENOG41), producing MDSQTNPTFAIGDHGAFMEFALIQAQKSPPAANKFCVGAVLVDAGTGKVLSTGYSLEYPRDYKGDPGTTHAEQCCFIKIADEHNLSEERIHEVLPADTALYTTMEPCNERLSGNMTCVTRILRLKSAIKTVYVGIKEPGTFIAHNDGQERLEANGVKVVFPVEHWRDRITKVSMNGH from the coding sequence atggATTCACAGACGAATCCAACCTTCGCGATTGGGGACCATGGGGCTTTCATGGAGTTTGCTCTTATTCAGGCACAAAAATCACCGCCAGCTGCCAACAAATTCTGCGTCGGAGCCGTACTTGTCGATGCTGGTACGGGAAAGGTCCTATCGACAGGATACTCGCTTGAATATCCGCGAGATTACAAGGGAGATCCAGGCACCACACACGCAGAGCAGTGTTGTTTTATCAAGATCGCCGACGAGCACAACCTCTCTGAGGAACGCATCCATGAGGTCCTTCCGGCCGACACGGCGCTGTACACGACCATGGAGCCATGCAACGAGAGACTTAGCGGCAACATGACCTGCGTGACCAGGATCTTGAGACTTAAGAGCGCCATCAAGACTGTCTACGTGGGAATCAAGGAGCCAGGGACGTTTATCGCGCACAATGACGGGCAGGAAAGGCTGGAGGCAAACGGTGTCAAGGTCGTGTTCCCCGTTGAACATTGGCGCGACAGAATCACCAAGGTCTCAATGAATGGGCACTGA
- a CDS encoding uncharacterized protein (EggNog:ENOG41) yields MNYNGADGLEFGAGNTKIDPAVLTELPEGCKVTSTENHGISFWAQTGRIDVRLRDGTPQSFFIKVISKELGMNMTRGEFHSMSAMHNVLPEFVPRPIACGTYRTIADTHFFLCEFREMTDDMPDPHKFAALLSTLHQKSVSPTGKFGFHITTYAGNLPQFVAWEDSWEAFFAKTMRQALDLEIERKGPSEELDVLSRALFEKVIPRLLRPLESDGRAVKPSLVHGDLWYANAGINVDSDQPLVFDACCFFAHNEYEFGQWRPACNRFGDEYIAAYNTFAQISPPEEDFEGRLDLYRLRFDTHVSALFVDNETLRTQVLDVMRDLVQRYG; encoded by the exons ATGAACTATAACGGCGCAGATGGCCTTGAATTCGGGGCGGGCAATACCAAAATAGACCCAGCCGTGTTGACGG AACTGCCAGAAGGATGCAAAGTCACATCCACCGAGAACCATGGCATAAGCTTCTGGGCGCAGACAGGTCGCATCGACGTGCGGCTCCGTGATGGTACGCCGCAGTCCTTCTTCATCAAGGTCATTTCGAAAGAACTAGGCATGAATATGACCAGGGGTGAATTCCACTCAATGAGCGCGATGCACAACGTTCTGCCAGAATTTGTCCCAAGGCCCATCGCTTGCGGCACCTACAGGACGATAGCAGACACccacttcttcctctgcgagTTTCGAGAAATGACTGACGATATGCCTGACCCTCACAAATTTGCCGCTCTTCTGTCAACACTGCACCAGAAAAGCGTATCGCCTACAGGGAAGTTCGGATTCCACATCACTACCTACGCAGGAAACCTACCTCAGTTCGTGGCATGGGAAGATAGCTGGGAGGCATTCTTCGCCAAGACCATGAGACAGGCGCTTGACCTGGAGATTGAAAGGAAAGGCCCTAGTGAGGAGCTCGATGTCCTCTCCCGTGCTCTGTTCGAAAAGGTCATCCCGAGGCTCCTGAGGCCGCTCGAGAGTGACGGTCGAGCAGTGAAACCTTCACTAGTCCATGGAGACCTTTGGTACGCAAATGCAGGGATTAATGTCGACAGCGACCAGCCTCTTGTCTTTGATGcgtgctgcttcttcgcGCACAACGAAT ATGAGTTTGGCCAGTGGCGACCGGCTTGCAATAGGTTTGGGGATGAGTACATTGCTGCCTACAACACATTCGCCCAGATTTCGCCGCCGGAAGAGGATTTTGAAGGCCGCCTAGACCTCTATAGGCT GAGGTTTGACACACATGTATCAGCGCTTTTTGTCGATAACGAGACACTTCGGACACA GGTTCTTGATGTTATGAGAGATTTGGTCCAGAGATATGGTTAG
- a CDS encoding uncharacterized protein (EggNog:ENOG41) → MNMTRGEFHSMSAMHNVLPEFVPRPIACGTYRTIADTHFFLCEFREMTDDMPDPHKFAALLSTLHQKSVSPTGKFGFHITTYAGNLPQFVAWEDSWEAFFAKTMRQALDLEIERKGPSEELDVLSRALFEKVIPRLLRPLESDGRAVKPSLVHGDLWYANAGINVDSDQPLVFDACCFFAHNEYEFGQWRPACNRFGDEYIAAYNTFAQISPPEEDFEGRLDLYRLRFDTHVSALFVDNETLRTQVLDVMRDLVQRYG, encoded by the exons ATGAATATGACCAGGGGTGAATTCCACTCAATGAGCGCGATGCACAACGTTCTGCCAGAATTTGTCCCAAGGCCCATCGCTTGCGGCACCTACAGGACGATAGCAGACACccacttcttcctctgcgagTTTCGAGAAATGACTGACGATATGCCTGACCCTCACAAATTTGCCGCTCTTCTGTCAACACTGCACCAGAAAAGCGTATCGCCTACAGGGAAGTTCGGATTCCACATCACTACCTACGCAGGAAACCTACCTCAGTTCGTGGCATGGGAAGATAGCTGGGAGGCATTCTTCGCCAAGACCATGAGACAGGCGCTTGACCTGGAGATTGAAAGGAAAGGCCCTAGTGAGGAGCTCGATGTCCTCTCCCGTGCTCTGTTCGAAAAGGTCATCCCGAGGCTCCTGAGGCCGCTCGAGAGTGACGGTCGAGCAGTGAAACCTTCACTAGTCCATGGAGACCTTTGGTACGCAAATGCAGGGATTAATGTCGACAGCGACCAGCCTCTTGTCTTTGATGcgtgctgcttcttcgcGCACAACGAAT ATGAGTTTGGCCAGTGGCGACCGGCTTGCAATAGGTTTGGGGATGAGTACATTGCTGCCTACAACACATTCGCCCAGATTTCGCCGCCGGAAGAGGATTTTGAAGGCCGCCTAGACCTCTATAGGCT GAGGTTTGACACACATGTATCAGCGCTTTTTGTCGATAACGAGACACTTCGGACACA GGTTCTTGATGTTATGAGAGATTTGGTCCAGAGATATGGTTAG
- a CDS encoding uncharacterized protein (EggNog:ENOG41), translating to MNYNGADGLEFGAGNTKIDPAVLTELPEGCKVTSTENHGISFWAQTGRIDVRLRDGTPQSFFIKVISKELGMNMTRGEFHSMSAMHNVLPEFVPRPIACGTYRTIADTHFFLCEFREMTDDMPDPHKFAALLSTLHQKSVSPTGKFGFHITTYAGNLPQFVAWEDSWEAFFAKTMRQALDLEIERKGPSEELDVLSRALFEKVIPRLLRPLESDGRAVKPSLVHGDLWYANAGINVDSDQPLVFDACCFFAHNEYEFGQWRPACNRFGDEYIAAYNTFAQISPPEEDFEGRLDLYRLRFDTHVSALFVDNETLRTQ from the exons ATGAACTATAACGGCGCAGATGGCCTTGAATTCGGGGCGGGCAATACCAAAATAGACCCAGCCGTGTTGACGG AACTGCCAGAAGGATGCAAAGTCACATCCACCGAGAACCATGGCATAAGCTTCTGGGCGCAGACAGGTCGCATCGACGTGCGGCTCCGTGATGGTACGCCGCAGTCCTTCTTCATCAAGGTCATTTCGAAAGAACTAGGCATGAATATGACCAGGGGTGAATTCCACTCAATGAGCGCGATGCACAACGTTCTGCCAGAATTTGTCCCAAGGCCCATCGCTTGCGGCACCTACAGGACGATAGCAGACACccacttcttcctctgcgagTTTCGAGAAATGACTGACGATATGCCTGACCCTCACAAATTTGCCGCTCTTCTGTCAACACTGCACCAGAAAAGCGTATCGCCTACAGGGAAGTTCGGATTCCACATCACTACCTACGCAGGAAACCTACCTCAGTTCGTGGCATGGGAAGATAGCTGGGAGGCATTCTTCGCCAAGACCATGAGACAGGCGCTTGACCTGGAGATTGAAAGGAAAGGCCCTAGTGAGGAGCTCGATGTCCTCTCCCGTGCTCTGTTCGAAAAGGTCATCCCGAGGCTCCTGAGGCCGCTCGAGAGTGACGGTCGAGCAGTGAAACCTTCACTAGTCCATGGAGACCTTTGGTACGCAAATGCAGGGATTAATGTCGACAGCGACCAGCCTCTTGTCTTTGATGcgtgctgcttcttcgcGCACAACGAAT ATGAGTTTGGCCAGTGGCGACCGGCTTGCAATAGGTTTGGGGATGAGTACATTGCTGCCTACAACACATTCGCCCAGATTTCGCCGCCGGAAGAGGATTTTGAAGGCCGCCTAGACCTCTATAGGCT GAGGTTTGACACACATGTATCAGCGCTTTTTGTCGATAACGAGACACTTCGGACACAGTGA
- a CDS encoding uncharacterized protein (EggNog:ENOG41), with protein sequence MNYNGADGLEFGAGNTKIDPAVLTELPEGCKVTSTENHGISFWAQTGRIDVRLRDGTPQSFFIKVISKELGMNMTRGEFHSMSAMHNVLPEFVPRPIACGTYRTIADTHFFLCEFREMTDDMPDPHKFAALLSTLHQKSVSPTGKFGFHITTYAGNLPQFVAWEDSWEAFFAKTMRQALDLEIERKGPSEELDVLSRALFEKVIPRLLRPLESDGRAVKPSLVHGDLWYANAGINVDSDQPLVFDACCFFAHNEYEFGQWRPACNRFGDEYIAAYNTFAQISPPEEDFEGRLDLYRL encoded by the exons ATGAACTATAACGGCGCAGATGGCCTTGAATTCGGGGCGGGCAATACCAAAATAGACCCAGCCGTGTTGACGG AACTGCCAGAAGGATGCAAAGTCACATCCACCGAGAACCATGGCATAAGCTTCTGGGCGCAGACAGGTCGCATCGACGTGCGGCTCCGTGATGGTACGCCGCAGTCCTTCTTCATCAAGGTCATTTCGAAAGAACTAGGCATGAATATGACCAGGGGTGAATTCCACTCAATGAGCGCGATGCACAACGTTCTGCCAGAATTTGTCCCAAGGCCCATCGCTTGCGGCACCTACAGGACGATAGCAGACACccacttcttcctctgcgagTTTCGAGAAATGACTGACGATATGCCTGACCCTCACAAATTTGCCGCTCTTCTGTCAACACTGCACCAGAAAAGCGTATCGCCTACAGGGAAGTTCGGATTCCACATCACTACCTACGCAGGAAACCTACCTCAGTTCGTGGCATGGGAAGATAGCTGGGAGGCATTCTTCGCCAAGACCATGAGACAGGCGCTTGACCTGGAGATTGAAAGGAAAGGCCCTAGTGAGGAGCTCGATGTCCTCTCCCGTGCTCTGTTCGAAAAGGTCATCCCGAGGCTCCTGAGGCCGCTCGAGAGTGACGGTCGAGCAGTGAAACCTTCACTAGTCCATGGAGACCTTTGGTACGCAAATGCAGGGATTAATGTCGACAGCGACCAGCCTCTTGTCTTTGATGcgtgctgcttcttcgcGCACAACGAAT ATGAGTTTGGCCAGTGGCGACCGGCTTGCAATAGGTTTGGGGATGAGTACATTGCTGCCTACAACACATTCGCCCAGATTTCGCCGCCGGAAGAGGATTTTGAAGGCCGCCTAGACCTCTATAGGCTGTGA